ATACTACAGTGTACAAAAATACTTGGAAGTGTATAGAAACATAATTCATCCACTTCCTGATTTGGATGAATTACCAGGAGAACATCCTATAGGCATTGTTCAGCCTCCACCCTTGAAGAggttagtaggaagaccgaacACAGTTAGGAAGAACGAACCTGGTGAAGGACCATCCAGAGAATTTAGGAAAAGGTCTTCAAGTCTTAGATGTGAAAGATGCAAAGGTGAAGGACATAACATCCGCACTTGCACAGGACCTCTAGTTCAGAGTAAAAAGTCTTCTTCTAAAATGAAGGtaagcaaaaaaatttcaataaaaaccCACTACCACTTTTATTTACAGTGTACTAATACTTCTTTTCATGCTTGTATAGAGAAAGGAAAtgagtggaagtggaagtgaaCTTGAGAGCAACTTGTCTCAAATACAAACAAGATCTTCACAGGCTTCTCCAAGCTGCATAATTGATGAGAATGTACAGACTAAGATTAAAGCCCAATTGAAAGCTAAAGAGGATAAAAGGAAAGCAAGGAAGAATGCAAAGAAGACAGGAAGTAGTAAGAAGAATTGAACAGTAGGACATGAGAGGATAGCAAGGGAGCTTGGGATTTGGTCTTAACTAAGTACAATTAGATATGGATGATGTTTTATGGATGGtactccttttttttaattttagttggATGTAATGGTTATTTTGATGTGGAAAAAGTTTCTGGATTATGAGtacttttttaatattttatggatGATGTTATTTTGATGGTGGATGTACTTAAACTTGAAATTAGATGTGGTTGTTCCAGTTATGGTCAATAGCATGTTTATGTTTCATTTAAGCAGGTATATATAATGGCCTTTTTAGTAGTGGAATgctgccaaatttttttttagaggacTATTAGAATTGTTCTCCTACTTTGAATTGGAACTTGGATTTGGTATGAGAAAAGAGTTACAGCTGGAAAACCATTTCATTACTGATAGAGAAACTAGATTACATTTGTCCAAATGTATTAAGAACATCAGGTATTAAAGGTTTTCATAACTTTATGCTCTATGTACTTCCTCATGCAACTCTTCACATTTTATGGCCAGTGGCTCAGTTGTTGATTTATTAATGGGATCACACCATTTGAAATAGTTACAACCATTAAAATCAGGACATGTGTAAAAGAGTCTGCTTGGATTATTGACCGTCTCAGAGATTCTAATGGCAGCTTTTATTGCATCTACTTTTACGCTTCTATACTTCAGTAGATTAGCGCTGTTGCAATTAACACTTGATGTAGacattaagggcccgtttgattttgtttctagaaatggggtTTTTCGTTTTTCTGTGCTCCGAAACGAAAAAACACCCAAAAAgtcgtttgatttttctgttttttttcatttgttttttgaaacagaaatagaaatttatgcttatttttgTGTCtggaaacaggaatggagaaacaaattagacttgtttttctgtttctagaaataagtGGGAGTTacaaaaaattgtgaaaaacctgaTACTTCAATTGACTTACCCAAACCCCCaatccattgttgaaacttctcgctatccaaaTGCGGCGATTCTAATatggttgtgcgaagctcacagtttcAGATTGCCTTGATCCTTCTGAAGTTCATCTCCATGAAGTATACATGCAACTctaacgtcatgccttcactcatgttTTGAACTCGCGACTACATTGTTGAAAACGtttcagaaaacagaaaaatcaaatgtcTTTTTGCATttccaaaaatcgtttcttagcacagaaTGACAAAAatcgtttttgctgtttctatgtctagaaacaggagaaacaaaatcaaacgggccctaagctGCCAAATTTACACAACAACACTCCCAAGTCAGTAATTGAagtaaatataataataataattaaagtgAAAAATTAAGTATAGAAATACAGAGCAAACCTTGGTCCAGCAATGAAAATGTCCCAGTTTGAAGGGAATGTACCAGTTCTGCAGGGAATGAATGGGCATTATTTCAGTCTAACAAACCTTATGCAAGCAACACAGAAGGGAAAATACACAGAAGGGAAAATGGGAAATCTGTTTCAAAAAGCCCAGCAAGCTTCAATCGCTTTAGGTGTGCAGCAAATGCCACACTCAGGTCGCGGCTGCCTCTGGTTGGTTTCCAATACCAGCTGCGACTTCTAGTCGGTTGCTACTATCCACGGTGACCTCTGTTCGGTTGCCAGTTGCCACTATCTGTGGTGACCTCTGTTCAGTTGCCACTAGCTCATACGGGACATGGGAGCCTCTTGGTCAGTTGCCAATACCCGCGGTGACTTCTAGTCGGTTGCTACTACCCACGGCGACCTCTGTTCGGTTGCCACTAACTCGTACGGGACGTGGGAGCCTCTTGGTCAGTTGCCACTACCTTGTATAGGTCGCGGGATCTTGGTCGGTTGCCCTTATCTCGCACAGGTCGCGGCTGCCTCTGGTCAGTTGCCAATACCCGTGGCGACTTCTAGTCGGTTGCTACTACCCGTGGCAACCTCTGTTCGGTTGCCACTAACTCGTACGGGACGTGGGAGCCTCTTGGTCAGTTGCCACTACCTTGCACAGGTCGCGAGATCTTGGTCGGTTGCCCTTATCTCGCACAGGTCACGGATGCCTCCATGAATATAGCTGTTGTCAAGCTCAGTTCGCCTCTGGTCGTAGCTCCCAAATATCTTCCAAGCCCTAAATCCGATCGAATAGGCTATTTCAGGTGAATTAATAAAGATGAAGGTATTATTGCCCTTTCATATGTTATATTTGGTGTTTGAAATCTATTAAGGGGTAAATCTATCATTTTAACCTACCATTTAACTGGACTTACCAAATAGGTGATGAAAGTGAGAATCTTGAAAGTTTAGGGGAGGGTGGTGATAAAATTCAAAGTAGAGGGGAGGAGATTGATATTAGGTCAAACcttaggggaggggaggggagtgtaatttcctctactTCTTATAGCTTCTCTCCCAAGATTTCGTTCCCAAACCCCAACCCTGACGGTCTCCTATATAATATATGCTTTCTATCCCTAGAAATTGGAAATAAAGATCTTTTCTATTGCTTCTCTGGCTTCTAATAGCTTAGCTTCTTCGTATTCGGTATACAGAATGTGTCCTTCCGGCACAAGCTCGGAATGTTCCACGAAGGGGCCTTCAGATTTCCGGCCAGCATTCGACCTTCTGGATGCGGATATGGACGGCAAGATCAGTCCAGATGATCTCCGGACGTTCTACTCACGCTTCTCCAACGGCGTAAATGTTGCTTGCGAGGAAGACATTGGTTCAATGATATCGGTGGCTGATTCTAACAAAGATGGTTTCGTTGAATACGAGGAGTTCGAGAGAGTTCTGTTTCCGGTTCCTTCACAAGCCCAGCAGCCGCCGTGTGGGGAGGATTGGGTGATGCAGGACATGTTCAGGGTTATGGATAGAGATGGCGATGGAAAGGTTGGGTTTGATGATCTTAGGACTTACATGGAGTGGGCGGGATTACAGGTCAGTGAGGAAGACGTAAAGACTATGATTAGATTGGGTGGTGGAGATGACCATAATGGAGTTTCTTTCGAGGGACTGTTCAAGATATTGGCCCTTGACTCCGTCGGCAAGTAGGCTCTGTTACGGTGGCTGATCGGAGTAGCTAGCGGCGACTGGCGCCATCGAAAATGCTGCTTTTCTTT
This Macadamia integrifolia cultivar HAES 741 chromosome 10, SCU_Mint_v3, whole genome shotgun sequence DNA region includes the following protein-coding sequences:
- the LOC122091954 gene encoding calcium-binding protein CP1-like — protein: MCPSGTSSECSTKGPSDFRPAFDLLDADMDGKISPDDLRTFYSRFSNGVNVACEEDIGSMISVADSNKDGFVEYEEFERVLFPVPSQAQQPPCGEDWVMQDMFRVMDRDGDGKVGFDDLRTYMEWAGLQVSEEDVKTMIRLGGGDDHNGVSFEGLFKILALDSVGK